The genomic region AGATTTTTAGTGCAAAATATTGAAAGATTTGAAAGAGAGGAAAACACTACTTTTGTATACAATCAGTCAAAAAATGCATGCTCTAATAATATAATGGATAAATGGATTCTATCCTTTACGCAAACATTATTGCAATTTTTCAGACAAGAAATGCAAGCATATAAATTGTATACCGTAATACCTCACCTAATAAAATATATAGATAATCTTACCAATTGGTATGTAAGAATGAATAGAAAACGTATAAAAGGAGATAGTGATGCAATCGACTGCCAACAAGCATTGACAACTTTATTTTCTGTTCTTTATACAATGGTTTGTGTGAATGCTCCATTTGTACCTTTCTTAACAGAATTTATGTTTCAACGTCTAGCAAAATTACTTCCTCCATCCAAAACTAACATGGACAGTGTTCACTATCAAATGATACCAGAACCAAATTTGCATCTGATAaatgaaaaaatagaaaaagctatttcctatatGCAAACCATAATAGAATTAGGACGCGTTGTACGAGATAGGAAAACAATTCCTGTAAAATATCCATTACCAGAAGTTGTAGTAATTCATCAAGATCTTGAAGTACTAAAAGAAGTGAAGTCTCTAAAATCTTATATTCTAGAGGAACTTAATGTAAAAGAGTTAACTGTTACTACAGACAAAGAGAAATACGGCGTTAAATTAAGAGCAGAACCAGATCATAAAATACTTGGAGCACGTCTTAAAGGGGAATTTAAATCCGTTATGCAAGCCATTAAAGAGCTAACTGATGAACAATTGCAAGTGTTCAttgtaaaaaaagaaattacCATACAAGGTCATAAATTAGAGGAACAAGATTTACGGTTGATGTTCAGCTTTACAGGACCAGCAGCAGAACAATTATCAAAACAGTACGAAGCTCACAGCGAGGGAAACATTTTAATTCTGTTGGACGTTACTCCTGATGAAAGTATGCATAATGAAGGAATGGCCAGGGAAGTAATTAATAGGATTCAAAAACTAAGAAAAGAAGCTCAACTGGTTCCATCAGATGAGGCTATTGCATATTATGAAATACAAGATCAAAATAGCAATTTAGCAAAAGTAATTGTTAGTCATAAAGAGTTTATTGAAAATGCAACTAAAACTCAACAAGAAGACATAACAAAAATGCCAAGTAATGCAAATGTTATCATAAGAAAAATGCAAAAAATTAAAGGCATCGACCTAGATCTTCTTTTAGTGAAGCCTAAAGTAGATTTACTTGAAGATAACAAAATAATAAATGCAGATCCTTCGTTAAAATACGTAAATATTGAACTTGTCGGTATAAAGCCGAGATATGGAGCAACCAGTTGTGTTGGAACAGTGCTGTTAGAAGCTCCAAACTCGTTAGTTCCTATCTCGTATGAACAATTAAAACATGAAATCGAACTAATATTCGGTATTTATGGTTGTGCTTATGGTTTATACGTCGACGATAAACCGATATCAGAAGAGATAACTGTTTTGTCGTTGCATAGTCGGACAATAAAAGTAGCAGCATTAAATTCCATTATAACTCAAACATCTGCAGTATTAAAGCCATCAATTTGTAAATTTGTTAATATTAACGGTACTTTAGGGAAAGGTACTATTCTGTTAGAGAATCCAAAGGGAGACTTCGGCTTAGATGATAAAATGTTAAAACAGCTGTTAAATATTTTCTTTCATAAATCAAACATTTCTGAACCTATACCTAAAGTACTAACTGAGTTACATGGAAAAACGCTGCAATTAAGTTAacttttatttaaaaatgaattttctttcattatttatttattttataactTCATTCATTTAAGggttgtatttttttttaaatacgctAGTAACCATACATCATATATTTCAATAGCAATTCCGATTTGGTGACAGCTTTTTTTCATATATATTGTATTTACTTACTTATAAGACTTTATAAAGTCGTTGAGATTTTTATGGAAAAACAGTAGTAATTGCAACATTTTTTatacaattaaaaaataataaacgaTCATATATATTATAAACTATACAATATACAAATATACTTTTTTCTATTGAATTTATCGCGTAATTTTATCAAAAATTCGgatgaaaaaattaatttttatttacattcaATCAATCAATAAACTGTAAAAGAACATAACAGTAATTTATCTCATATTCAATAAAAATCATGATGATACCTCGCAAGTTGATTTTTCTATAAACTACTATAGTACAATGTATTACAGAAATTAATGATGAACTACTGTTTTCATTGGCATTATTTGCCAGAAAATGTAGTGACACTTTTTTTTGGAAGTAATATGAAACGTATCTTCTAATAAGTTACAATTGTAATTGTTTAATATATTGTGAATCATATATGTACACACGCTATTGgtgatttttattaatttttttgttaACAATTTATTTAATGGTGCTTAAAAAAGGTGATCACTATATGTAATTTCTTTTGTAGTATTATAAGTTTTGAAATTATTATAAAAGTATGACTTTTTTATATTAACTgcaatttataataattatacatTTTGCATGAAAGTTAAATCATATATAGATATAATGAAACTTAAAAAAATTCGATGAAAAAGTTATGAATATAAGTTTTTGCATTGAAACTAATACAATATAGCACCATCGCAACAATCGCATGTAATattttattacgattaattcaaCAGTTGAATAATATTTATCAAAGATTCATTTCGGAAATATATTTGAATAAACAGATGTTCATTAGTTATTAAAATGCTAATCATTCAAATTTTACGTTATACACACGTTTTCATTTCATTTATGTGTATGGTATTATATGTACCCAAGGAAATTTCTTTTCTAACTACATAAATACAAATTTTGAGCTTAACACGTGGATAAATTGATTCCAAATTTGAAATGCAACTGATTTACTTTCTAGGTAATGCTTCACTTATTCATGAGTGTTCGTTCATATATTGGTAAAAATCACAACTCTTTTTGTTCATTCTCCTTCGAGCCAAAAACTAATGTGTTTAAAATGATGCTGCATTAGAAACACACAATAACGTTTACAAAACCATGTTCAGATTGAATATTTTGAACTGCTTactttttgttttttaattcaCTCAATATTTCTGATGTTCTGACCACAAAAAAGATActaactaataacataatattaatgCTACTGACATTGCGAAGATTGCAGTGAGCGCGTATAATGCAAGCGTGGTACTTGCAGTAAAAAATTGAGCATAATGATATCGGGAATACCAAGCGGAACCTAATATGATAGTCACAATGGTTACTAATGGTCTACTCAAATCCCATTCGTTACGAACTACGGTGATTCCTGTACTAACAGGTATGTCAGAGAATGGTTCAGGATTAAAATAGATTGGTGAAGAATTGTCCAACGTTGATGCCTGAGATGGTACAAGGTTTGGTCGCGGTTGATGCACCAAACAGTGAACTACGCAGTTGTTAAACAAGCCACATTTCTCCAAAGTTTGAGTGTCAGGTTGCAGTACACGACCATTAAAGACTAAACGCACTAATTTTTGTGCATCAAGCTCAGTTTGAAAATGCCTCCTAAAAAAGTTATTTAAATTACATTAATGACGATTTGGTAGGAAAGAAGATATACTAACTAATGATTGAAACCTTTTAAAATCTCCAAGCAACTCTTTAAGGCTACCAGTAACCATTTTTTGATCATCATTTATAAACTTAAGTTTTATGCTAATTGTATTAGCATCATTTGCTGAAAGATTTTGAGATGCGCTTTCAACAGGTTCATTGCGTGTCGATGTTGATATATTTGTCTCGTTAGAAGGTGTTATTTTAGTCTGTCTTTGCAATAAAGTTGCATTATCATTATTGAacgaatccattgcttcgataagtacttCCTCTGTGGCAGTTGCTTCAGATGTTCTATGCGTGTCAGAAGAAATTCCTTCATTTGTGTCTATTATGACAGacaataaataattctaaaattccATTTTATAATCTTATGTACATCAGAAGTATCTTTAATTAGGGCGTATTACCTGTGATGGATGGTTCAGGGCAACTTTGCGAATTGCTGTTATTATCATTAGAGATTGGCTCTATTGTCTCTTCTTCCATTACCTCCAAATTTGGAGGTCTTGTAAATGAGCTTGTATTTTGATGATTAGCTCTAAGTTCTGCAAGCCTTGTGCGTGTACGATGCAATACAAGTACTGTGCGTATTAAAGGTTGATCCGTGATACTGGTAGAGTACCAAGCAAGCCATCCTACTAAGAGTACGACCACGACAATGAAAAAATCTGTCACTTCATCTCCAACACCCTCAATAAGAGTCATTTCTGTGATTTAAGATTAACCTGTAtgaatgaatataaatataactatataataaaaaatgttAAAGGTACTTAGTCTTGGAACCAAATGTCTTGGACATGTTTATATTCAATGTGTCAACTAAATCATGCATCAAAATGTGTTAGAAGctattagaattatattacctAAATTTTATAGAAAATGATAACGCTATTGCCTTGTACAAAGTATCCTGAACAggtattaataataaataaaagaaaaaataaggAAGTAAATAACCCTGATCTCGTTTAAATATCTTCAAGGTGAAATCGATAGTATTTTTCCGTCCAAGTTATTATACAGAAATAACATTCGAAAATAAAACGAATACAGCTTACACAACTAGAATATAATCGCATTACTTTTTCCACGTATTTGTCTAATATTATTTAAACGTCTGAAGAAAATCTGAACAGAGATAACAATTTCATATGTTTCCCTTTACATTATAAAATAACAATTTCCACATTCTGCCACATAACTTTTCGTCCTCTTTATAATTGCTCGATCTCACCTCAATTTATATAAATCGCACACAATAGAGCAGGATTAATGTTTTCACCAAAAAACACTTACAAAAATCTCATTTATACAAATATCTGAAGATGACGCAGATAGTTTATGACAACCAGCGACGTATGCGATCTACTTCATAATTAATGAAAACACGCATCCATAAGGCGCGAATACTAATGATTTAAAAAGACTCTTTTCTGTTCCAACATAACGTGTACAAGGTAAAATCGGTGTACGACTTCAATGTAGACTTGTCGTCCTAATATcgtatatttctatgttttagatcCGTGAAATTCTATCGACAATTTTAGGTAACTTAACTGCTCGTACAAAACTTgacgtatttttcttttttcgattAAGAAATGATGTtatttgaaaaagaaaaatgtataaaaatgcACCGATGCACGCAGAGGAACAAGGATATAAGGGGTATATGCaatcaatctactttgttacAGTAGCAGTAGTAATAGTAAGATACAttgtaattaattaaaatttttaagACGTTTAAAAGCTTTATGAACGATAGACGTGATGTATTACACGTAAAACGTAACGTACCCTAAAATTATCACGTGTCATAATAATGTATACGTACCTACGCAGGTATAACATCTGAGATATCTACATAAGTACTTACTAGGTATCTACAGACAAATGATATTTAGTTCCGTATCAGCCAGACGTCAAAATGGCTGAGTTAATTTCGGTCCCGTTGAAGAAACCGTCTGACGTTGATGTCGTTAAACCGCTGTCAAATGTTATTAAATCGACATACAGTAACGCGAATAATCAAAAGGACTATACGGAGGCGATTATAGATTTTAGTAAGCTAAGGAATAATGCTCTGTGGCGAGCTTTCGAGAAGTATGAAAGTTCGTTAGAGGTTATATACAGGTATGAGTCATCTTTAAATCATTATTACATTAATTTTAGTTATGACAATGCTTTCGAGCATGTAAATAATTCATTATATTTTGTTTTATGAGATTTCCAGATACTTCTTAACTTTCCATGATATTTAATGCAACTATGAAATAACGTATAGggatataaatatattataacaCAATAAAATACTATTTTAAAGTAGTaacctgttttttttttttgttaaataaaaaactTTTACTCGTTCTCTTTAGTTACTATGATCAATTGTGTGCGTTGGAAGGTAAGATACCTGCCCACGAGTTACAAATTCCGTTTAAATGGAAAGATGCGTTTGATCGTACCATATTTGGTGGAAAACTGAGTCTAAGTAAGTTTTTctcaatatatttttaaatccaGAGTACAAGCTATTCATATTTGATGTAGAAGGATTAATAATTAGGTACATAGATAAGATAAACCATTCTTGATTGTATCATTATTCGTGACTATACCTTCGATAATATTGACTTAACGATATCtaaaatgatatataatatttgaTATTTTCAGCAATTAGTACATTGGCATATGAAAAAGTATGTGTATTATTTAATATCGCTGCTTTACAAAGTTCGGTTGCGGCGACACAATCTTTGGAAAGCGACGAAGGATTGAAATTGGCTGCAAAATTGTTTCAAGTAAAcattaaaaataattgaaaagataGCATGAAATATTTGTATCTACATAATTTTTATTGTTGCATAAATTTTAGCAATCTGCTGGTATCTTTAATTATCTCAAAGCAAATGTTATGATGGCTATCCAACAAGAACCAACACCTGATATTAGTCCAGAAACATTAGGTGCACTATCTGCATTGATGCTTGCTCAAGCTCAAGAAATATTTGTACACAAAGCAATCCATGATGCCATGAAAGATGGAGTTGTTGCTAGATTAGCTTCGCAGGCAGAGGAACTATATGCAGATGCATTGAAGTTATTCCAAAAAGAGATTTTCAGAGCATTTTGGGATAAGGAATGGGTTCCCTTAGTACGTGTACACAATTATATTTGCATAATTAATACCAAATCTATCTTGAATAATTGTACATAATATTGATACAGATTGCAGGAAAGCAAGCCGGATATCGTGCAATGACTGAATTTTATCAATCGTTAGTTTGTAAAAATAATAAGACAATTGGAGAAGAAATTGCAAGATTGGAGGTAAGTCTTGTAAGATGTATTTTAAGCTTGCGAATGTATATTTGTGAATATTAAGTATGATGTATGATTTCAGCATGCTGTAGAACTATTCAAATCTGCGCAGCAACGTTCAAATAAACCTCATTTGTTCCAAGATTATGCCAATAGAGCTCAAAGAAATCTTGCTGAAGTGAAAAAAGACAATGA from Xylocopa sonorina isolate GNS202 chromosome 2, iyXylSono1_principal, whole genome shotgun sequence harbors:
- the LOC143433220 gene encoding transmembrane and ubiquitin-like domain-containing protein 1, which gives rise to MTLIEGVGDEVTDFFIVVVVLLVGWLAWYSTSITDQPLIRTVLVLHRTRTRLAELRANHQNTSSFTRPPNLEVMEEETIEPISNDNNSNSQSCPEPSITDTNEGISSDTHRTSEATATEEVLIEAMDSFNNDNATLLQRQTKITPSNETNISTSTRNEPVESASQNLSANDANTISIKLKFINDDQKMVTGSLKELLGDFKRRHFQTELDAQKLVRLVFNGRVLQPDTQTLEKCGLFNNCVVHCLVHQPRPNLVPSQASTLDNSSPIYFNPEPFSDIPVSTGITVVRNEWDLSRPLVTIVTIILGSAWYSRYHYAQFFTASTTLALYALTAIFAMSVALILCY